A single region of the Halorussus gelatinilyticus genome encodes:
- the glmS gene encoding glutamine--fructose-6-phosphate transaminase (isomerizing) — MCGIIARIGGDDDSAVDELLTGLENLEYRGYDSAGLAIKNGGGPEVFKRQGEISHLKDALADEVPDGGLGIGHTRWSTHGPPSDANAHPHTDCTGEVAVVHNGIIENYDELKAGLRARGHAFESDTDTEVIPHLVEERLAAGADPETAFRETIEKLSGSYAVAMITKHDHAVYATRRGSPLVLGVDDGEYFLASDVPAFLDFTDDVVYLDDGDVVIVKPDGHRISTTEGETVERSVQTVEWDPEDAGKGGYDHYMLKEIHEQPAALRQTLRGRADPTTGDIDLEDFPAGTFEDVERVQFVACGTSYHAGLVGAQFLSSGGVPAQAFLASEYATSQPPVDEGTLVVGVTQSGETADTLSALRRANASGARTLAVTNVVGSTAARECDDALFIRAGPEIGVAATKTFSSQVVSLGLLAERMVRDVTGSRTDDARARLEALSDLPGHVQQILDYTSARRVAENYRDSEAYFFIGRGTVRPVALEGALKFKEISYEHAEGFAAGELKHGPLALVTPETPIFAVFTGRNDEKTLGNVKEAEARGAPVVAVASDGQESVHQYADEVLTIPDTHPDVAGVLANVQLQLLSYHAADLLDRSIDKPRNLAKSVTVE; from the coding sequence ATGTGTGGAATCATCGCCCGAATCGGCGGTGACGACGACAGCGCGGTGGACGAACTCCTCACGGGACTCGAGAATCTGGAGTACCGCGGGTACGACTCGGCCGGACTCGCCATCAAGAACGGCGGCGGTCCGGAAGTGTTCAAGCGGCAGGGCGAGATCTCCCACCTGAAAGACGCCCTCGCCGACGAGGTGCCCGACGGCGGTCTCGGCATCGGGCACACGCGCTGGAGCACTCACGGTCCGCCGAGCGACGCGAACGCCCACCCCCACACCGACTGCACCGGCGAGGTCGCGGTCGTCCACAACGGCATCATCGAGAACTACGACGAACTCAAAGCCGGGCTACGGGCCCGCGGCCACGCCTTCGAGAGCGACACCGACACCGAGGTCATCCCGCACCTCGTCGAGGAACGACTGGCGGCGGGCGCGGACCCCGAAACCGCGTTCCGCGAGACCATCGAGAAGCTCTCGGGCAGCTACGCGGTGGCGATGATAACGAAGCACGACCACGCCGTCTACGCGACCCGACGCGGGTCGCCGCTCGTGCTGGGCGTGGACGACGGCGAGTACTTCCTCGCCAGCGACGTGCCCGCGTTCCTCGACTTCACCGACGATGTGGTCTATCTGGACGACGGCGACGTGGTAATCGTGAAACCCGACGGCCACCGCATCTCGACCACCGAGGGCGAGACGGTCGAACGGTCGGTCCAGACGGTCGAGTGGGACCCCGAAGACGCCGGGAAGGGCGGCTACGACCACTACATGCTCAAGGAGATTCACGAGCAACCCGCCGCGCTCCGCCAGACGCTCCGAGGCCGGGCCGACCCCACCACCGGCGACATCGACCTCGAAGACTTCCCGGCCGGGACCTTCGAGGACGTCGAGCGCGTCCAGTTCGTCGCCTGCGGGACCTCCTACCACGCCGGACTGGTGGGCGCGCAGTTCCTCTCTTCGGGCGGCGTACCCGCGCAGGCGTTCCTCGCCAGCGAGTACGCGACGTCCCAACCGCCGGTAGACGAGGGGACCCTCGTCGTCGGCGTGACCCAGAGCGGTGAGACGGCCGACACCCTGTCGGCGCTCCGGCGGGCGAACGCCTCGGGCGCGCGGACGCTCGCGGTGACGAACGTCGTCGGTTCGACCGCGGCCCGCGAGTGCGACGACGCGCTGTTCATCCGGGCCGGACCGGAGATAGGGGTGGCGGCGACCAAGACGTTCTCCTCGCAGGTCGTCTCGCTCGGCCTGCTGGCCGAACGGATGGTCCGGGACGTGACCGGTTCGCGGACCGACGACGCCCGCGCCCGCCTCGAAGCCCTCTCGGACCTGCCGGGCCACGTCCAGCAGATTCTGGACTACACGAGCGCCCGCAGGGTGGCCGAGAACTACCGGGACAGCGAGGCGTACTTCTTCATCGGTCGGGGCACGGTCCGGCCGGTCGCGCTGGAGGGCGCGCTCAAGTTCAAGGAGATCTCCTACGAACACGCCGAGGGGTTCGCGGCGGGCGAGTTGAAACACGGTCCGCTCGCGCTCGTCACGCCCGAGACGCCGATCTTCGCGGTGTTCACCGGGCGCAACGACGAGAAGACCCTCGGCAACGTCAAGGAGGCCGAGGCCCGCGGCGCGCCCGTGGTCGCGGTCGCCAGCGACGGACAGGAGTCGGTCCACCAGTACGCCGACGAGGTGTTGACGATTCCCGACACGCATCCTGACGTGGCGGGCGTGCTGGCCAACGTCCAGCTCCAACTGCTCTCGTACCACGCGGCCGACCTGCTCGACCGCTCCATCGACAAGCCCAGAAACCTCGCCAAGAGCGTGACCGTCGAGTAG
- a CDS encoding polysaccharide deacetylase family protein has product MGSVVLSLDAELAWGFHDHETMPEDRVGAARESWLRLLDMFDDHDVPATWAVVGHLMLDSCDGDHDSHPTPDGWFDRDPGTWEGRDEQWYGQKLVDAIEDADADHEVGSHTYSHVEMGHTSREIASAEMRECVEVAEERGLSVDSVVFPRNYVGHRDVLAAYGVKCYRGTQPRRWYDRGPLGSMAKLFGWPTGTVSSTLVTPEEDEYGLVNVPASLYLFCFEGRGRSAVERVTDDPIVSMAKRGIDRASAENGVFHMWLHPNNLTEERDFERMESILSYLAQVRDTTPLRVETMGSIAADIKDDEPLPREPIGPR; this is encoded by the coding sequence ATGGGTTCTGTCGTACTCTCCCTCGACGCCGAGCTCGCGTGGGGGTTCCACGACCACGAGACGATGCCAGAAGACCGGGTCGGCGCGGCCCGCGAGTCGTGGCTCCGACTCCTCGACATGTTCGACGACCACGACGTTCCGGCGACCTGGGCGGTCGTCGGCCACCTCATGTTAGACTCCTGCGACGGCGACCACGACTCCCACCCGACGCCCGACGGGTGGTTCGACCGCGACCCCGGCACGTGGGAGGGCCGGGACGAACAGTGGTACGGCCAGAAGCTCGTGGACGCCATCGAGGACGCCGACGCCGACCACGAGGTAGGGAGCCACACCTACTCCCACGTCGAGATGGGCCACACCTCCCGCGAAATCGCGTCGGCCGAGATGCGCGAGTGCGTCGAAGTCGCCGAGGAGCGCGGTCTCTCGGTCGATTCGGTCGTCTTCCCGCGAAACTACGTCGGCCACCGCGACGTGCTGGCGGCCTACGGCGTCAAGTGCTACCGGGGGACCCAGCCCCGGCGCTGGTACGACCGCGGCCCGCTCGGGTCGATGGCGAAACTCTTCGGGTGGCCCACCGGAACGGTCTCGTCCACGCTCGTCACGCCCGAGGAAGACGAGTACGGACTGGTCAACGTGCCGGCCTCGCTCTACCTCTTCTGCTTCGAGGGCCGAGGCCGAAGCGCCGTCGAGCGCGTGACCGACGACCCGATCGTCAGCATGGCCAAGCGCGGCATCGACCGCGCGAGCGCCGAGAACGGCGTGTTCCACATGTGGCTCCATCCGAACAACCTGACCGAGGAGCGGGACTTCGAGCGCATGGAGTCCATCCTCTCGTACCTCGCGCAGGTCAGGGACACGACGCCGCTCCGCGTCGAGACGATGGGGTCTATCGCGGCGGACATCAAGGACGACGAACCGCTCCCGCGCGAGCCTATCGGTCCGCGCTAA
- a CDS encoding PAS domain S-box protein, producing the protein MGHAIRVLLVDDDPAIADLTATHLERASDRIETAVETSPATALDRVTDDAVDCVVSDYEMPEMDGLEFLDAVRETAPSLPFILFTGRGSEEIASEAISAGVTDYLQKETGSDQYAVLANRVENAVAQYRAEREAEEADEQIRRIFERITDAFFALDDQWRFTHVNERAADFFGRDADDLLGENIREAFSDDMGEEFRAAYEKAFEVQEPVTLETESTFQPGDWLEIRVYPAEDGLSVYFRNVTERRRAQMELRETNQKIEALHDVAARAVGCTSEQDIYDLAIEAAEEILAFDLCTVDAVEGDHLVTRAVSKVVSTDGYYERTPLDREDNLAARVYREGETSLVRDLHEADVVPAESEYRSALTIPFDEFAVFQAVSKDADGFDRGDRELAELLAAHISEALARVRTETELRAERDRFAALFENVPNAVVRYGIDGTDAVCKSVNPAFEDVFGWREDEIVGDSVDDYILRDDQQDEGEALNARVSHGRRIEGAEVHRTTRDGGRDFLLHTAPAGDDGESEAFAIYVDISEQKERERQLARQNERLEEFASVVSHDLRNPLNVALGRFDLLEDECDSDHLAPIGRSLDRMDGLVEDLLKLARQGLVVDDPEPVSLSDAVEEAWETADTAEASLRLADDAVVEADDARFRELLENLFRNAVEHGDVGTAVEVGLLDDGQGFYVADDGPGIPEAEREQVFDHGFTTDEDGTGFGLAIVSSIANAHGWNVEAVDCDDETGDDCEGARFEFSRVTLRDELSSER; encoded by the coding sequence ATGGGCCACGCCATCCGCGTCCTGTTGGTGGACGACGACCCGGCCATCGCGGACTTGACCGCTACCCATCTGGAGCGGGCGAGCGACCGCATCGAGACGGCCGTCGAAACCTCTCCGGCCACCGCACTCGACCGCGTAACCGACGACGCGGTGGACTGCGTGGTCAGCGACTACGAGATGCCCGAGATGGACGGCCTGGAATTTCTGGACGCGGTCCGCGAGACCGCCCCGTCGCTCCCGTTCATCCTGTTCACCGGGCGCGGCAGCGAGGAGATAGCCTCCGAGGCGATTTCGGCCGGCGTCACCGACTACCTCCAGAAGGAGACCGGTTCCGACCAGTACGCCGTGCTGGCCAACCGAGTCGAGAATGCGGTCGCGCAGTACCGCGCCGAGCGCGAGGCCGAGGAAGCCGACGAGCAGATTCGGCGCATCTTCGAGCGCATCACGGACGCCTTCTTCGCGCTGGACGACCAGTGGCGGTTCACCCACGTCAACGAGCGCGCGGCCGACTTCTTCGGTCGGGACGCCGACGACCTGCTGGGCGAGAACATCCGCGAGGCGTTCTCGGACGACATGGGCGAGGAGTTTCGAGCCGCCTACGAGAAGGCCTTCGAGGTGCAGGAACCCGTCACGCTCGAAACCGAATCCACGTTCCAACCGGGTGACTGGCTGGAAATCCGGGTCTACCCCGCCGAGGACGGCCTGTCGGTGTACTTCCGGAACGTCACCGAGCGCCGACGCGCCCAGATGGAACTGCGCGAGACCAACCAGAAGATAGAGGCGCTCCACGACGTGGCCGCCCGCGCGGTCGGTTGCACCTCCGAACAGGACATCTACGACCTCGCCATCGAGGCGGCCGAGGAGATTCTCGCATTCGACCTGTGTACGGTGGACGCGGTGGAGGGCGACCATCTCGTCACCAGAGCCGTCTCGAAGGTCGTCTCGACCGACGGCTACTACGAGCGGACGCCGCTGGACAGGGAGGACAACCTCGCGGCCCGCGTCTACCGCGAGGGCGAGACCTCGTTAGTCCGGGACCTCCACGAGGCCGACGTGGTGCCCGCAGAGAGCGAGTATCGGTCGGCGCTGACGATTCCGTTCGACGAGTTCGCGGTGTTTCAGGCGGTCTCGAAGGACGCCGACGGTTTCGACCGCGGCGACCGGGAACTCGCCGAACTGCTGGCGGCCCACATCTCCGAGGCGCTGGCCCGCGTCCGGACCGAGACCGAACTCCGGGCCGAGCGCGACCGGTTCGCCGCGCTGTTCGAGAACGTTCCCAACGCCGTCGTACGCTACGGAATCGACGGGACCGACGCGGTGTGCAAGTCGGTGAACCCGGCGTTCGAGGACGTCTTCGGCTGGCGCGAGGACGAAATCGTCGGCGACTCCGTGGACGACTACATCCTGCGGGACGACCAGCAGGACGAGGGCGAGGCGCTCAACGCGCGCGTGAGCCACGGCCGGCGCATCGAGGGCGCGGAGGTCCACCGAACGACCCGCGACGGCGGCCGTGACTTCCTGCTTCACACCGCGCCCGCCGGCGACGACGGCGAGAGCGAGGCGTTCGCCATCTACGTGGACATCAGCGAGCAGAAGGAGCGCGAACGCCAGTTGGCCCGCCAGAACGAGCGGCTGGAGGAGTTCGCCAGCGTGGTCAGCCACGACCTGCGCAACCCGCTGAACGTCGCCTTGGGGCGGTTCGACCTGCTCGAAGACGAGTGCGACAGCGACCACCTCGCGCCCATCGGCCGGTCGCTGGACCGGATGGACGGTCTGGTCGAGGACCTGCTCAAACTCGCTCGGCAGGGACTGGTCGTGGACGACCCCGAACCGGTCTCGCTCTCGGACGCGGTCGAAGAGGCGTGGGAGACCGCCGATACCGCCGAGGCGTCGCTCCGCCTCGCCGACGACGCGGTGGTCGAGGCCGACGACGCCCGCTTCCGGGAACTGCTGGAGAACCTGTTTCGGAACGCGGTCGAGCACGGCGACGTGGGAACCGCCGTGGAGGTCGGCCTGCTGGACGACGGCCAAGGGTTCTACGTCGCCGACGACGGGCCGGGCATCCCCGAAGCGGAGCGCGAGCAGGTGTTCGACCACGGCTTCACGACCGACGAGGACGGCACCGGCTTCGGTCTCGCCATCGTCTCGTCCATCGCCAACGCCCACGGCTGGAACGTCGAAGCCGTGGACTGCGACGACGAGACCGGCGACGATTGCGAAGGCGCGCGCTTCGAGTTCTCTCGGGTGACGCTCCGTGACGAACTGTCGTCGGAACGTTGA
- a CDS encoding CheF family chemotaxis protein, which translates to MSEKVIADFVARFSLDTFDSPEPVKGRIVLSQKRLVLASGDGSKTTIPLSAIFDINVGQVPAELESFFQDTITIAYREDDRRRSVVIEAGTEEVSRFKTVLFKAELSGAKARVKHPARVGGRVTDASFQPSKLKIRPGVVEFVGDESVTVNLANVTHFQRDTRDRGSVLVVRHADEGQSVTSEFAIESDRKLNLLGRYLRLEYSELAQQAEEVTTSEDEMEALVAIYSGARSGDLAGTLGVDSSRVTMLLNDLREKELIDEGQKGLSLTAQGQLLVSDRIESVNT; encoded by the coding sequence ATGTCCGAAAAGGTCATCGCCGACTTCGTCGCACGGTTCAGCCTCGACACCTTCGATTCGCCGGAACCGGTCAAGGGTCGAATCGTCCTCAGTCAGAAGCGACTGGTGCTGGCCTCCGGCGACGGGTCGAAGACGACGATTCCGCTCTCGGCCATCTTCGACATCAACGTCGGGCAGGTCCCCGCCGAACTCGAATCGTTCTTTCAGGACACCATCACCATCGCCTACCGGGAGGACGACCGGCGTCGGTCGGTGGTCATCGAGGCCGGAACCGAGGAGGTCTCGCGGTTCAAGACCGTGCTGTTCAAAGCCGAACTCAGCGGCGCGAAGGCGAGAGTCAAGCATCCCGCGCGGGTCGGTGGCCGCGTGACCGACGCGTCGTTCCAACCGTCGAAACTCAAGATTCGACCGGGCGTAGTGGAGTTCGTCGGCGACGAGTCGGTGACGGTGAACCTCGCCAACGTCACCCACTTCCAGAGGGACACCCGCGACCGCGGGTCGGTCCTCGTCGTCCGCCACGCCGACGAGGGCCAGTCGGTCACCTCCGAGTTCGCCATCGAGAGCGACCGGAAACTCAATCTGCTCGGCCGCTACCTCCGACTCGAATACTCGGAACTCGCCCAACAGGCCGAGGAGGTCACGACCTCCGAAGACGAGATGGAGGCGCTGGTCGCCATCTACTCGGGCGCGCGGAGCGGCGACCTCGCCGGAACCCTCGGCGTCGATTCGAGTCGGGTCACGATGCTGCTGAACGACCTCCGGGAGAAGGAACTCATCGACGAGGGCCAGAAGGGGCTGTCGCTGACCGCGCAGGGTCAACTTCTGGTCAGCGACCGCATCGAGTCGGTGAACACTTAG
- a CDS encoding lysylphosphatidylglycerol synthase transmembrane domain-containing protein — MSTETSGEVFDRRTTIKVIAGFVVAGLLLYFFGRVIGWNEIARTFRGANLIWLGVACLSTVVSLVIWAKSWDVILSTVGIEVPFRKIITTYFAATFADYATPFGKAGGGPFIAYVLAADTEANYQDSLASVVTADLINLLPFFTFAGLGTLALLIQGEVPKQAELLVAGLGGMAVVLPALIYGSYRHRNFVERLVMKVVGPVAARVERIDAENARERIDEFYELVDRIAASRRQLAKTLVYAYAGWLFFAAPLYFAALTLGIADQLTPILVLFVVPASSLAGVVPTPGGVGGVEFALVGLMVALTTLQADVAASAALVYRVASYWFALALGGIAAFFVIHRS, encoded by the coding sequence ATGTCCACCGAAACGTCCGGCGAGGTCTTCGACCGTCGAACGACTATCAAGGTCATCGCCGGGTTCGTCGTCGCCGGACTCCTGCTGTACTTCTTCGGCCGGGTCATCGGATGGAACGAGATAGCACGGACGTTCAGAGGGGCGAACCTGATATGGCTCGGCGTGGCCTGCCTCTCGACGGTGGTCTCGCTGGTCATCTGGGCGAAGTCGTGGGACGTGATCCTCAGTACGGTCGGCATCGAGGTTCCCTTTCGGAAGATAATCACGACCTACTTCGCGGCCACGTTCGCCGACTACGCGACGCCGTTCGGCAAGGCGGGCGGCGGCCCGTTCATCGCCTACGTGCTGGCGGCCGACACCGAGGCCAACTATCAGGACAGCCTCGCCAGCGTCGTGACCGCCGACCTGATCAACCTGCTTCCGTTCTTCACGTTCGCAGGACTCGGCACCCTCGCGCTCTTGATACAGGGCGAGGTGCCCAAGCAGGCCGAGTTGCTCGTGGCCGGACTCGGCGGGATGGCCGTCGTCCTTCCCGCCCTCATCTACGGCTCCTATCGCCACCGGAACTTCGTGGAGCGACTCGTGATGAAGGTGGTCGGTCCCGTCGCCGCGCGCGTCGAGCGCATCGACGCCGAGAACGCCCGCGAGCGAATCGACGAGTTCTACGAACTGGTGGACCGAATCGCGGCGAGTCGCCGCCAACTCGCCAAGACGCTCGTCTACGCCTACGCCGGGTGGCTCTTTTTCGCCGCGCCGCTCTACTTCGCGGCGCTGACGCTCGGCATCGCCGACCAACTCACTCCGATACTGGTCCTGTTCGTGGTTCCGGCGAGTTCGCTGGCGGGCGTCGTCCCCACGCCGGGCGGCGTCGGCGGCGTCGAGTTCGCGCTGGTGGGCCTGATGGTCGCGCTGACGACGCTCCAGGCCGACGTCGCCGCCAGCGCCGCGCTGGTCTATCGCGTGGCGAGCTACTGGTTCGCGCTCGCGCTCGGCGGTATCGCGGCGTTCTTCGTCATCCACCGGAGCTGA
- the flaJ gene encoding archaellar assembly protein FlaJ — protein MATNEESGDAPKDVKDLISGFMSSTIESYQHMETPVSRYLTLVVAPSVVFFLLTLVVYVVTDFPLLISAPIPLLGLLSLVVAVIYPKILRDQKRKEIEDRLHLFITHMTILSTANIDRVEVFRTLGEEEEYGALSEEMRRITQLVDTWNQSLDDALRIRANKSPSKPFADFLDRLAYTINAGQEIQDFLLSEQDVVIQNYVTIYEGSLQNLEVMKDLYLSMVLSVTFALVFATVLPILTGTNPTMTVSAVVVMFAFVQTGFLIMIRNTAPYDPVWYHPTHQTTDAEWRIRISVAVGFLLTLALIVACLLVLMGRTGIDPDAIPLPIYAAIPTTPLLLPGVVARREEEKIKERDEEFTSFIRALGATETAKQSTTTKVLESLRGKNFGALSSNVSDLYKRLNMRIEPAMAWRHFTADSRSYLIQKFSEMFLIGRQMGGDPKKLGELISANMNEVLQLRERRAQSTVTLIGVLYGITAASTFAFFIGLEIVEVLSQMSIGLNSSQLDITTIIHTNVYDIPTIEYLLVIITLLNAVLSSLMIRIADGGHKVNSYMHFVFLMWSSSLIAVFTRVVVGSFLNV, from the coding sequence ATGGCGACGAACGAAGAATCCGGGGACGCCCCCAAGGACGTGAAAGACCTCATCTCGGGCTTCATGTCCTCGACTATCGAGTCCTACCAGCACATGGAGACGCCAGTCTCCCGGTATCTCACGCTGGTCGTGGCTCCCTCGGTCGTGTTCTTCCTGCTGACCCTGGTGGTCTACGTCGTCACCGACTTTCCGCTCCTCATCTCCGCGCCGATTCCGCTGTTGGGCCTGCTGTCGCTCGTCGTCGCGGTCATCTACCCGAAGATTCTGCGCGACCAGAAGCGCAAGGAGATAGAGGACCGCCTCCACCTGTTCATCACTCACATGACCATCCTCTCGACCGCGAACATCGACCGCGTGGAGGTGTTCCGGACGCTCGGCGAGGAGGAGGAGTACGGCGCGCTCTCCGAGGAGATGCGCCGCATCACGCAACTCGTGGACACGTGGAACCAGAGTCTGGACGACGCCCTGCGCATCCGAGCGAACAAGTCCCCGAGTAAGCCGTTCGCCGACTTCCTCGACCGCCTCGCCTACACAATCAACGCCGGACAGGAGATTCAGGACTTCCTCCTCTCGGAGCAGGACGTGGTGATTCAGAACTACGTCACCATCTACGAGGGGTCCTTGCAGAACCTCGAAGTGATGAAGGACCTCTACCTCTCGATGGTCCTGTCCGTGACGTTCGCGCTGGTGTTCGCCACGGTCCTGCCGATTCTGACCGGCACGAACCCCACGATGACGGTCAGCGCGGTCGTCGTCATGTTCGCGTTCGTCCAGACCGGGTTCCTCATCATGATTCGCAACACCGCGCCCTACGACCCGGTGTGGTACCACCCCACCCACCAGACCACCGACGCGGAGTGGCGCATCCGCATCTCGGTCGCGGTCGGATTCCTGCTCACGCTCGCACTCATCGTCGCGTGCCTGCTCGTGTTGATGGGGCGGACCGGCATCGACCCCGACGCGATTCCGCTCCCCATCTACGCCGCGATTCCGACCACGCCGCTGTTGCTCCCCGGCGTCGTCGCGCGCCGCGAGGAGGAGAAGATAAAGGAACGCGACGAGGAGTTCACGAGTTTCATCCGGGCGCTCGGCGCGACCGAGACCGCGAAGCAGAGTACCACTACGAAGGTCCTCGAGAGTCTCCGAGGCAAGAACTTCGGCGCGCTGAGCTCGAACGTCAGCGACCTCTACAAGCGCCTGAACATGCGCATCGAACCGGCGATGGCGTGGCGACACTTCACCGCCGACTCGCGGTCCTATCTCATCCAGAAGTTCTCGGAGATGTTCCTCATCGGGCGACAGATGGGCGGCGACCCGAAGAAACTCGGCGAACTCATCTCCGCGAACATGAACGAGGTCCTGCAACTGCGCGAGCGCCGCGCCCAATCGACCGTCACCCTCATCGGCGTCCTCTACGGTATCACCGCCGCCTCGACGTTCGCGTTCTTCATCGGTCTCGAAATCGTCGAAGTCCTCTCGCAGATGTCCATCGGCCTCAACAGCAGTCAGCTGGACATCACGACGATCATCCACACGAACGTCTACGACATCCCGACCATCGAGTACCTGCTGGTCATCATCACCCTGCTCAACGCCGTCCTCTCGTCGCTGATGATTCGCATCGCGGACGGCGGCCACAAGGTCAACTCCTACATGCACTTCGTGTTCCTGATGTGGTCGTCCAGCCTCATCGCGGTGTTCACCCGCGTCGTCGTCGGGTCGTTCCTGAACGTCTGA
- a CDS encoding type II/IV secretion system ATPase subunit — MTEHGTAQIQDDLREVAMRRPHLRDYLKRFKQFTGEFPRLIDEPGDEWEADKPNVIYPVGGPIYCHVYGDVGQDTEYYAVEPELSGTEQELFGKVRGEILEKSVKKPAPQDEGEYDDRIEELLDDTVLVNNGNNGGGGGRANLQNVSAQRILDWIKDVSYNDFKHNVRTFSTDDIVRYVKDFTNIGTYEVSEQTYENIRYRLNRDIVGFGPLEPIMRDPANEDIHVIGPHETYVDHGTFGMLGTSVDFGSPDRFDNWLRNMGERIGDPVSDSDPIVDSTLPDGSRINIIYSDDVSLKGPSLTIRQGEGTPLSVAQITKWGTLSPKLAAYLWLCLENEQTVFVVGETASGKTTTLNCIMSFIPRDSKIYTAEDTAEVLPPHDTWQQLLTREGGGEDSTDVDMFDLVAAALRSRPDYIIVGEVRGEEGRMAFQAAQTGHPVMLTFHASDIVSMIQRFTGDPINIPETFMDNADVALFQNRVKQGDDVLRRVTSVQEIEGYSKEMGGVVTRQSFYWDPVEDEIVFQGMNNSFVLEEQIATLLGYENTRDIYKELDFRAELMERMIEENILGYHEVNETIEAFQRGGVDELPFDIHRSID, encoded by the coding sequence ATGACTGAGCACGGGACCGCACAGATTCAGGACGACCTTCGGGAAGTCGCCATGCGGCGACCCCACCTGCGGGACTACCTGAAGCGATTCAAGCAGTTCACCGGCGAGTTCCCGAGACTCATCGACGAACCGGGCGACGAGTGGGAAGCCGACAAGCCCAACGTCATCTATCCGGTCGGCGGTCCCATCTACTGTCACGTCTACGGCGACGTGGGCCAAGACACCGAGTACTACGCGGTCGAACCCGAACTCTCGGGCACCGAACAGGAGCTGTTCGGTAAGGTCCGGGGCGAGATTTTGGAGAAGAGCGTCAAGAAGCCCGCACCGCAGGACGAGGGCGAGTACGACGACCGCATCGAGGAACTGCTGGACGACACGGTGTTGGTCAACAACGGCAACAACGGCGGCGGTGGCGGTCGGGCCAACCTCCAGAACGTCTCGGCACAGCGGATTCTCGACTGGATAAAGGACGTCTCGTACAACGACTTCAAACACAACGTCCGGACGTTTTCGACCGACGACATCGTGCGGTACGTCAAGGACTTCACCAACATCGGGACCTACGAGGTGTCCGAACAGACCTACGAGAACATCCGGTACCGACTCAACCGGGACATCGTCGGCTTCGGTCCGCTCGAACCCATCATGCGCGACCCGGCCAACGAGGACATCCACGTCATCGGTCCCCACGAGACGTACGTCGACCACGGCACGTTCGGCATGCTCGGGACCAGCGTGGACTTCGGGTCGCCCGACCGATTCGACAACTGGCTGCGAAACATGGGCGAGCGAATCGGCGACCCTGTGAGCGACAGCGACCCCATCGTCGACTCGACCCTGCCGGACGGGTCGCGTATCAACATCATCTACTCCGACGACGTGAGCCTGAAGGGGCCGAGCCTCACCATCCGTCAGGGCGAGGGGACGCCGCTGTCGGTCGCCCAGATTACCAAGTGGGGCACGCTGTCGCCGAAGCTGGCGGCGTACCTCTGGCTCTGTCTGGAGAACGAACAGACCGTGTTCGTGGTCGGGGAGACGGCGTCCGGGAAGACCACGACCCTGAACTGTATCATGTCGTTTATCCCCCGCGACAGCAAGATCTACACCGCGGAGGACACCGCCGAGGTCCTGCCGCCCCACGACACGTGGCAGCAACTCCTGACCCGCGAGGGCGGCGGCGAGGACAGTACCGACGTGGACATGTTCGACCTCGTGGCGGCCGCGCTCCGTTCGCGTCCCGACTACATCATCGTGGGTGAGGTCCGTGGCGAGGAGGGTCGCATGGCGTTCCAGGCGGCCCAGACCGGCCACCCCGTGATGCTGACGTTCCACGCCAGCGACATCGTCTCGATGATTCAGCGTTTCACCGGCGACCCCATCAACATCCCCGAGACGTTCATGGACAACGCCGACGTGGCGCTGTTCCAGAACCGGGTCAAGCAGGGCGACGACGTGCTGCGCCGCGTGACCTCGGTGCAGGAAATCGAGGGCTACTCAAAGGAGATGGGCGGCGTCGTGACCCGCCAGTCGTTCTACTGGGACCCCGTCGAGGACGAAATCGTCTTCCAGGGGATGAACAACTCTTTCGTCCTCGAAGAGCAGATTGCGACTCTGCTCGGGTACGAGAACACCCGCGACATCTACAAGGAACTGGACTTCCGGGCCGAACTCATGGAGCGAATGATAGAGGAGAACATTCTGGGCTACCACGAGGTCAACGAGACCATCGAGGCCTTCCAGCGCGGCGGGGTGGACGAACTGCCCTTCGACATCCACCGCTCCATCGACTGA